The following are encoded in a window of Arthrobacter sp. NicSoilB4 genomic DNA:
- a CDS encoding response regulator transcription factor, producing the protein MNDIRVLLVDDHPVVRAGLRAMLSDFEGITVAAEASDGGAALAELTRLHTLGEPADVVLMDLQMGAGMDGVTATGRIKAGEAGQPAPPVLILTTYDSDADILAAVEAGASGYMLKDAPPEQIRQAVLSAAAGQTALAPEVAARLMGRIRNPEPALSAREIQLLELLATGLGNRAIAKQLFISEATVKTHLVHIYGKLGVDNRTAAISVATQRRIIRRF; encoded by the coding sequence GTGAACGACATCCGTGTGCTCCTGGTCGATGACCACCCGGTGGTCCGGGCCGGGCTGCGGGCCATGCTGAGCGACTTCGAGGGCATCACGGTCGCCGCCGAGGCGTCCGACGGCGGTGCGGCCCTTGCCGAACTCACCCGGCTCCACACCCTCGGCGAGCCGGCCGACGTGGTGCTGATGGACCTGCAGATGGGCGCCGGCATGGACGGGGTCACGGCGACGGGCAGGATCAAAGCGGGCGAGGCCGGACAGCCCGCTCCGCCGGTGCTGATCCTCACCACCTATGACTCCGACGCCGATATCCTCGCCGCGGTGGAAGCCGGGGCCAGCGGTTACATGCTCAAGGACGCGCCTCCGGAACAGATCCGCCAGGCGGTGCTCTCGGCTGCGGCGGGCCAGACCGCGCTGGCCCCCGAGGTGGCCGCCCGCCTCATGGGCCGGATCCGCAATCCGGAACCGGCCCTGTCCGCCCGTGAGATCCAGCTGCTGGAGCTGCTGGCCACCGGCCTGGGGAACCGGGCCATCGCCAAGCAGCTGTTCATCTCCGAGGCGACAGTGAAGACCCACCTAGTGCATATCTACGGCAAACTCGGGGTGGACAACCGCACCGCCGCCATCTCCGTGGCGACGCAGCGCAGGATCATCCGGCGGTTCTGA
- a CDS encoding sensor histidine kinase codes for MEDKAHSAPAGAAPGGTTNAAVILRVLRVCLHSGFAVLLLVAVARLAGQGLRGTDWLSLGLALVLAAVYLLGTVLEKRHSTDASRFDPRPYSPLWLGAVCLLWLLLIWTSADFVWLAFPIFFLQLHVLPLRLALPAIVLSTVLVVVALWFHNTGADGGALQLPMVLGPAFGAAFAVITGLAYRALYLEAESQRLAAEELRRTRAELARSQHDAGTLAERARLAREIHDTLAQGFSSIVLMGRWAEKALDDGDTATARERLRTVQETASANLAEARSFVRGLQPPALSENTADTSAGAPPEDPLVNSLRRLCEKTETEAAARGARLHCRFDLEGIPVELPNPYRTTLLRAAQASLANVWVHAKADTAVVTLSFLGSEVAMDIYDDGTGFSPSAVTAPAGRRDGSGYGLKSLKERVAALAGSLDIESAPGEGTVVAIRLPLGDPAARNEP; via the coding sequence ATGGAGGACAAGGCTCACAGCGCGCCGGCAGGGGCCGCTCCGGGAGGCACGACGAATGCTGCCGTGATTTTGCGTGTCCTCCGGGTATGCCTTCACAGCGGCTTCGCTGTGCTCCTGCTCGTCGCTGTTGCGCGGCTGGCCGGCCAGGGACTCCGGGGCACGGACTGGCTCAGCCTGGGACTTGCCCTGGTTCTGGCCGCTGTGTACCTGCTGGGCACTGTCCTGGAGAAACGCCACTCCACGGATGCATCCCGGTTCGATCCCCGGCCGTACTCGCCGCTGTGGCTGGGGGCCGTCTGCCTGCTCTGGCTGTTGCTCATCTGGACCAGCGCCGACTTCGTGTGGCTGGCGTTCCCGATTTTCTTCCTGCAGCTGCACGTGCTGCCGCTGCGGCTGGCGCTGCCGGCGATCGTGCTGAGCACCGTGCTGGTGGTCGTTGCCCTGTGGTTCCACAACACCGGAGCCGACGGGGGCGCACTGCAGCTGCCCATGGTGCTGGGACCGGCATTCGGTGCGGCCTTTGCCGTGATAACCGGGCTGGCGTACAGGGCGCTGTACCTGGAAGCCGAAAGCCAGCGGCTCGCGGCCGAGGAACTTCGCCGCACCCGCGCCGAACTTGCGCGCAGCCAGCACGACGCCGGGACGCTGGCCGAGCGGGCCAGGCTGGCCCGCGAAATCCACGACACCCTGGCCCAGGGTTTCTCCAGCATCGTGCTGATGGGCCGTTGGGCGGAAAAGGCGCTCGATGACGGGGACACCGCCACGGCCCGCGAACGGCTCCGGACCGTCCAGGAGACGGCTTCGGCGAACCTGGCCGAGGCCCGCAGCTTCGTCCGCGGCCTGCAGCCGCCCGCCCTCTCAGAAAACACAGCGGATACCTCAGCGGGCGCCCCGCCGGAGGACCCGCTGGTGAACAGCCTGCGCAGGCTGTGCGAAAAGACCGAAACCGAAGCGGCTGCCCGCGGCGCCCGGCTGCACTGCCGCTTCGACCTTGAAGGGATCCCGGTGGAACTGCCCAACCCTTACCGGACCACCCTGCTGCGGGCCGCCCAGGCAAGCCTCGCCAACGTGTGGGTGCACGCCAAAGCGGACACCGCCGTCGTGACCCTGTCTTTCCTGGGCAGCGAAGTGGCGATGGATATCTACGACGACGGCACGGGGTTCAGTCCCTCGGCGGTCACGGCCCCCGCCGGGCGCCGCGACGGCTCGGGTTACGGGCTGAAGTCGCTCAAGGAACGGGTGGCGGCGCTGGCTGGCAGCCTGGACATCGAATCCGCACCCGGCGAGGGAACGGTGGTGGCCATCCGGCTCCCGCTCGGGGACCCCGCGGCAAGGAACGAACCGTGA
- a CDS encoding ABC transporter permease — MYLALRDLRFAKGRFLLMGGVVALITLLLVLLSGLTAGLGNQSTSALAALPADQIVFGAPAGDSAKASFTESEVTRGQLSEWAARDGVAHAELLGISQSRFQAVGSAGAPSGTASVAVFGTEPMQGTGAAGLAPGPVAEGTVVIGASLAEELGLQAGSRATVGGTELTVSGVVPDQWYSHTGVVWTTLADWRKLAHITGDGAAATVIAVTSDGGQKLDADAANAAAGTVSTTRNGSFQALGSYKSENGSLLLMQAFLYGISALVIVAFLTVWTVQRTRDIAVLKALGGSSGYILKDAMVQAAVVLLAGALAGGVAGVAGGVLAGGAVPFLLSPQTTLLPIGGIVVLGLAGAALAVRSITRVDPLLALGGN; from the coding sequence ATGTATCTCGCTCTCCGCGACCTCCGCTTCGCCAAAGGACGCTTCCTGCTGATGGGCGGAGTCGTCGCGCTCATCACCCTGCTGCTAGTGCTGCTCTCCGGCCTGACCGCCGGCCTGGGCAACCAGTCGACGTCGGCCCTCGCCGCGCTGCCGGCCGACCAGATCGTTTTCGGGGCTCCCGCCGGGGACAGCGCCAAGGCGTCCTTCACCGAGTCCGAGGTCACGCGCGGACAGCTGTCGGAGTGGGCCGCCCGTGACGGTGTCGCGCACGCAGAACTGCTGGGCATCAGCCAAAGCCGCTTCCAGGCGGTTGGTTCCGCCGGCGCCCCGTCCGGGACGGCCAGCGTGGCAGTCTTCGGGACGGAGCCGATGCAGGGCACCGGCGCCGCGGGCCTGGCGCCCGGTCCCGTCGCCGAAGGGACGGTGGTGATCGGCGCCAGCCTCGCCGAGGAACTCGGCCTGCAGGCCGGCAGCCGCGCCACCGTGGGCGGAACCGAACTGACCGTGTCCGGCGTCGTCCCGGACCAGTGGTATTCCCATACCGGCGTTGTCTGGACGACTCTCGCCGACTGGCGGAAGCTGGCGCACATCACCGGCGATGGCGCCGCCGCCACCGTCATCGCGGTCACCTCCGACGGCGGACAAAAGCTGGACGCCGACGCCGCCAACGCTGCCGCCGGGACGGTCAGCACCACCCGGAACGGGTCGTTTCAGGCCCTTGGCTCCTACAAAAGCGAGAACGGATCCCTGTTGCTGATGCAGGCATTCCTGTACGGGATCTCCGCCCTGGTCATCGTGGCCTTCCTGACGGTGTGGACCGTGCAGCGCACCCGGGACATCGCCGTTCTCAAGGCCCTCGGCGGTTCCTCCGGCTACATCCTTAAGGACGCCATGGTCCAGGCGGCTGTCGTGCTCCTCGCCGGAGCGCTGGCCGGGGGCGTGGCCGGCGTGGCCGGAGGCGTCCTCGCGGGCGGCGCCGTCCCGTTCCTTCTGTCGCCGCAGACCACGCTGCTGCCGATCGGGGGCATCGTCGTCCTGGGTCTGGCCGGGGCGGCGCTGGCAGTCCGGAGCATCACCCGGGTGGACCCACTTCTGGCGCTCGGCGGCAACTAG